The proteins below come from a single Hyphomicrobium denitrificans ATCC 51888 genomic window:
- a CDS encoding HesA/MoeB/ThiF family protein — MTTLTAEEVQRYKRHLVLRDVGAPGQQKLKAARVLVIGAGGLGSPVLMYLAAAGVGTIGIIDDDRVSLDNLQRQIAHDTDDTGRLKVESARETIHRLNPLVNVEVHAERLNARNALEIIARYDIVADGSDNFATRYLVSDACYLAKRPLAYATLGAFDGYVSLFKPYEKTADGTPYPTLRCLFPEAPPAGLVANCAEAGVLGPVAGVIGTLQAAEIVKEIIGIGESLAGRLLICDVLASRFEVVSISWDPDNPLSGQTPTITDLSIHGSTDGSACAAE, encoded by the coding sequence ATGACGACGCTGACGGCCGAGGAGGTGCAACGCTACAAGCGCCACCTCGTGCTGCGCGACGTCGGCGCGCCGGGCCAGCAGAAACTCAAGGCGGCACGCGTTCTCGTCATCGGAGCGGGAGGGCTGGGCTCACCCGTTCTCATGTATCTCGCAGCAGCTGGCGTCGGAACGATCGGCATCATCGACGACGATCGCGTCTCGCTCGATAATCTCCAACGCCAGATTGCTCACGATACGGACGACACGGGACGCCTCAAGGTCGAGAGCGCCCGCGAAACCATTCACCGGCTCAATCCGCTGGTGAATGTCGAAGTTCACGCCGAACGCCTGAACGCGCGCAACGCACTCGAGATCATTGCGCGCTACGACATCGTTGCCGACGGCTCAGATAATTTCGCGACCCGCTACCTGGTGTCGGATGCCTGCTACCTGGCGAAACGCCCGCTCGCCTACGCGACGCTCGGTGCCTTCGACGGCTACGTCTCGCTCTTCAAGCCATACGAAAAAACCGCTGACGGCACGCCCTACCCGACGCTGCGCTGCCTGTTTCCGGAAGCCCCGCCTGCTGGCTTGGTCGCCAACTGCGCCGAAGCCGGCGTGCTCGGGCCGGTCGCGGGCGTGATCGGCACGCTGCAGGCAGCCGAGATCGTCAAAGAGATCATCGGCATCGGCGAAAGCCTCGCAGGCCGGCTCCTGATCTGCGACGTGCTCGCCAGCCGCTTCGAGGTCGTGTCGATCTCGTGGGACCCCGACAATCCGCTGTCCGGGCAGACGCCGACGATCACCGATCTCTCGATCCACGGATCGACGGACGGCAGCGCCTGCGCCGCAGAATAG
- a CDS encoding 2-hydroxyacid dehydrogenase: MPTPTKKPVVIVTRKLPDVVETRMCELFDTKLNVEDKPMTQAQLVEAVKTADVLVPTVTDRIDRAVLTQAGPRLRLIANFGTGVDNVDLDTARNRSILVTNTPGVLTEDTADMTMALILAVPRRLAEGAAYMRDPATKWSGWSPTWMLGHRIYGKRLGIIGMGRIGRAVARRAQAFGLQIHYHNRRRLPEDIEAEFEATFWESLDQMLTRVDIVSINCPHTPATYHLLSARRLRLLKPSAYVVNTARGEVIDENELARLLETGAIAGAGLDVFENEPVVNPRLLASERVVALPHMSSATIEGRIDMGEKVIINIKAFADGHAPPDRVHVAML; the protein is encoded by the coding sequence ATGCCAACTCCCACAAAAAAACCTGTCGTCATCGTAACGCGCAAGCTTCCCGACGTGGTCGAGACGCGCATGTGCGAGCTGTTCGATACGAAGCTCAACGTCGAAGACAAGCCGATGACGCAAGCGCAGCTTGTCGAGGCGGTGAAAACGGCTGACGTTCTCGTGCCGACCGTGACGGATCGCATCGACCGCGCGGTGCTGACGCAAGCGGGGCCGCGACTGCGGCTGATCGCGAACTTCGGCACGGGCGTCGACAACGTCGATCTCGATACGGCGCGCAATCGCAGCATTTTGGTCACGAACACGCCCGGCGTACTGACCGAAGACACCGCCGACATGACGATGGCGCTGATCCTCGCCGTTCCGCGCAGGCTTGCCGAAGGCGCGGCCTACATGCGCGATCCGGCGACGAAATGGTCGGGCTGGTCGCCGACGTGGATGCTCGGGCATCGCATCTACGGCAAGCGTCTCGGAATCATCGGCATGGGACGCATCGGTCGCGCGGTGGCGCGGCGGGCGCAGGCGTTCGGACTGCAGATCCACTATCACAACCGGCGCCGTCTGCCGGAAGACATCGAGGCGGAGTTCGAGGCGACGTTCTGGGAAAGCCTCGACCAGATGCTGACGCGTGTCGACATCGTGTCGATCAATTGTCCGCACACGCCCGCGACGTATCACCTGCTGTCGGCGCGGCGGCTGCGGCTGCTCAAGCCTTCGGCCTACGTCGTCAACACGGCGCGCGGCGAGGTGATCGACGAGAACGAGCTGGCGCGGCTTCTCGAAACCGGTGCGATCGCCGGTGCGGGCCTCGACGTGTTCGAGAACGAGCCGGTGGTCAATCCGCGCCTGCTGGCCTCGGAACGTGTCGTGGCCTTGCCGCATATGAGTTCGGCGACGATCGAAGGCCGTATCGACATGGGCGAGAAGGTCATCATCAACATCAAGGCGTTTGCCGACGGTCATGCGCCGCCGGATCGTGTCCACGTCGCGATGCTCTGA